AATGGATCAACAACCACAAGGATCACCAATCTCGACCAAACATTCCAAGTCTGACCGGATTCAACCGCATTCTCGTGACGCACACGTAAGTAAAATTACATATGATAATATTCAGTAGCTCATTCATGTGAACTGTATCAAGCTTTAAAATGCTTTTGGTTGTCTTTTTACGATCTTAATTCGGGTTTGTAGAATCATTCTTGCACAAATGTTTGAAGAAAGTCAAATTTAATAGAGGATGGTCATGTTGAATATGGTGCAAGTATTATTGTTGGTAACTGAATTTTCATTCTCCGCTATTTTGCTATTCGTAATGTGGATTTTGTTCTTACATGAATTCTACATTTTTTTCGAAGCAAACGATTATGATCTGTAAAAAAATGTCAGCAACATTACGGCTTTGCTGGTGAAGAACACCACATATAAGTTAATCTTTGGGTGTGGTACGGCTCATGATATTTGGAAGAGTCTTGCTTTGATGTACGAAGGAAAGGATTACAGAATTCGTCATCTTACTCAAAATTTTGAAGCTTTCTGTATGGTTAAAGGTGAAAATGTTGATCAAATGTATAGAAGATTTACCCTTATCGTTATCTCCTTAAAGGCTCTTGGAAAaacttttacaaacaaaagatgtgTCGAAAGATTTTTAACCGCTCTTCCTTACAAATGGGATACGAAGGTGTCTGTTATCCCACAAAAAGAAAACCTTCATGCCCATTCTTTAGAAGGCATTATCGGGCAACTTAAAGTCCTCGAGATCAATATGTTGAAGAAAGTTCAAAAGCTTCGATAAAGAATGACGCATCAAAAATGGAGGTGAAGTGTTATACTCTAACAGTAAGTCATTTTTACATATCATATACTACTATATATGAAGTGCACTCATTAAAACTATTATAAATAAAAACTTGAATAAACGTTTACTTCATACACATAATTATattatactacctccgtctcattccaataggccagtattccattttgggctgtcccattctgttagtcgacttccataaatagaaaggaaagatgatatttcattggtggatctggagagagaagatatttcattggtggagaaatgaagttagtgggattttctaaaactgcgtgttttttgtctgtggactattggaatgagacggagggagtactatATACTAATTGTGGTAAACGCCAACCAATGAGAACCCGCCACATACCCCAAAATCACTTTTATACTGTAGCATTACTGTTCTAACTGTTCTACTCTAGCGTTTTTTTTTctccttttttttttatttttaacattgGCTATTTATCATCTCTCTAGAACACAACTACCATTGCCAGCCTTATATTCAAACGTCTTTTCTACCGTTCAAGGGTTTCACCTAACAGACGATTTTTGGCGACACATCTGCTTCAAGTTTACATCTCGATTGTGCCAAAAATACAGTTATTTGCTTCCAGATTGTGCTTCGATTTCTTCAAGGATACTTCCAGCGTATTCGACTGCAGGTAAATTCTCTATTCCTTTGTTCTTCATGTTTTTCCCCCAAAATTGTTGTTTTTGTGCTTCTTCGATTCGTATACCGCTGTTTTTGGTTACATATGTTTTAATTTTGGTAGTTGGATATGGGTATAAAAGTGGTTTGATAATCATGCTTAAGAAAAGAGTTAAAAGTCGTGTATATTCAATATGATCATAAAGCTGATGTATTCAGTTTCTCAATAGTGCTATGGGAGCTTTGAACAGATGAGGCAAGTGAATTTTGAATAATAAATTAGAAATTTTACTAATATTTTATCTTACATTTTGATGTTACAGGTTCCGCACTCAATTTTAACACCATTACATGCCGCAGTTGGTGTCGTACAACAGGTATTGGTTGCTTACTCGAAAAACAGGCAAATGGTAGACGCTTAAAGTTGAACTAAGCATGCGATAAATATTGGTCTGGGCTTCCTTTCAGATGTGGGATTCATTTAATGAGATGTTGGCAAGTTGGGTGGGTTGGTGAATTGTTGAATCGCAacgttattttaatttttttttgctcTTTATGTAGAATAttatgtttgaaaaaaaaaattacgtgGTTCATAAGGATGGCGTGTAGCTGCGAAGTACTAATTGAATGATTGGCTAACTAATCTAAGAAAGCATCTGAGAAGTCTCTCTTTATG
This genomic stretch from Rutidosis leptorrhynchoides isolate AG116_Rl617_1_P2 chromosome 11, CSIRO_AGI_Rlap_v1, whole genome shotgun sequence harbors:
- the LOC139877657 gene encoding uncharacterized protein isoform X2, which encodes MTHQKWRTQLPLPALYSNVFSTVQGFHLTDDFWRHICFKFTSRLCQKYSYLLPDCASISSRILPAYSTAGSALNFNTITCRSWCRTTGWRVAAKY
- the LOC139877657 gene encoding uncharacterized protein isoform X3: MTHQKWRTQLPLPALYSNVFSTVQGFHLTDDFWRHICFKFTSRLCQKYSYLLPDCASISSRILPAYSTAGSALNFNTITCRSWCRTTEYYV
- the LOC139877657 gene encoding uncharacterized protein isoform X1, coding for MTHQKWRTQLPLPALYSNVFSTVQGFHLTDDFWRHICFKFTSRLCQKYSYLLPDCASISSRILPAYSTAGSALNFNTITCRSWCRTTGIGCLLEKQANGRRLKLN